From the Fusobacterium ulcerans ATCC 49185 genome, the window ATTTCATAATTATCCTTACATTTTTCATAGAATTTTTTTAAAAATGCTTTATCTTTTATAATTATTCCTATTTCAATAAGTTTACTGTATGCTTCTGCTTTTTCTTCAGAACTTCTTCCTTTAGCTAAAGATACATATTCTCTAGATGATTCTTCATATTCACCCATGTTTCTATAAGCTCTTGCTATCATTTTTCTTACTTCAAATAAGAAATCTTCATTCTTACATTTTTTAAACAAAAATTTTAGTATATTTAAAGCTTCTGTATATCCTTCAGTTTCAACTAAAGCTTCAGCATATTTATATTGAAGCATTTCATATTCTTTGCTCCATTTTTCCTTTGAAAGTCTGTCTTCAAATTTTCTATAAGTAAATACACTATTTTTATAATCTCCTAATATTTTATTAAGCTTCATGATTTCTAATAATTTCTCTTTAAGATCAACTATTTTTCTAATACCATGAAGAGATTTAAGAATATAGTCTCTTGCATCTAGATAATTTTCTTCATTTTCAAATCTTGCAAAAAGTTTCATGCAATATTCACTTCTATCATTATCATTTAATTCAAATAAAGCTTCTTCTATTTCCCAGATATTTTCTTTAAGATCTGAAGTTGTATCTTTAGTTATATTTTCTAAGTATTCCAAAGCTTGCTCTTCTTTTGTTTTCATAAGGTCACTTAGTTTGATAGAATCTTTTATTCCTCTCTCACCTAATATTTTAGTAAAGTTTTTACAAAGTAATTTAGCTGTTTTTTCTGTCAGTGATCTTTTACCTATTTCAATCATACCTAAAAAAACTCTGGTAATATCATCCCCCACTAATTCTCCCTGAGTTATTTTATGCTTTTTTCTAAAGGCTAACAATTTTTCTTCTGGTGACAAAAACATTTCCTTTTCCCCCTTTTGTCTGTTATTGGTTATAAAAATTTCTCTATCAAAAAACCAACTTTATTCCTGGCTTTTTAATCTCATACGACTTTATCGTATTATACTACAAATTTTCTTATTTGTGTATTGAAAATTTCAATTTTTTAAAATTTTTTTTAAGTATCCCCAATAATAACTTCAACAAAAGATATTTAAGTAATTAAAAAGAGTATTTAATTAATTCATAATGATATATTTTAAATTATTTTATCTAATTTTTCCTTATTTATATGCCTTTCACTTTATTTTTAAGATTCAATCTTTTTTTTATTAATCTTCAAGATGAAAATCGCACTCTCTTTCGTAAACATCATTCAGTAATTTTACAGTTCTATTCCTTTATTTTTTAAGAGACTCTCTAACATTTCTGGTAAATCAAGGTGAATTCCATCTATTCCTATTTTTTCTGCTCCTTCTACATTAACTTTAGTATCATCTATAAATAATGTTTCTTCAGGAGTAAGTCCATATTTAGCTAGAAGCAATTCATATATTCTTGGGTTTGGTTTTAGAAGATGACAGTAACAAGATATAACTCCCCCATCAAACTCATTAAAAAACTTCCAATCATTTTGTACCTGTTCAAATGCTGGTCTATGAAAATTTGAAAGAACAAACAAATTATATCCTTTTTCTTTTAATTTTTTTAACACCTGAATATTTTCTTCTATTGGCATTAGACATTCCATTATATTATTTTTAAAAAGCTTCTCTAGATTCTCCCTTTCTTCTGGAATTATTTCAGCAAATTTTTCTATTGCATTCTCATATGATAAAGTTCCTTTGTCTAACTCCAGCCATTCCTTGCTTTTGAAAACAATTTCTATAAACTTTTCCTGTCTCTCTTTTTTTACATTGTTTTCTAAAAAATTCTCAGGAGTGTATTTGATAAGCACATTTCCTAAATCAAATATAATATTTTTTATCATTTCATACCTCTTTTTTATAAAATTTGATATTTTCCTT encodes:
- a CDS encoding HAD family hydrolase, with protein sequence MIKNIIFDLGNVLIKYTPENFLENNVKKERQEKFIEIVFKSKEWLELDKGTLSYENAIEKFAEIIPEERENLEKLFKNNIMECLMPIEENIQVLKKLKEKGYNLFVLSNFHRPAFEQVQNDWKFFNEFDGGVISCYCHLLKPNPRIYELLLAKYGLTPEETLFIDDTKVNVEGAEKIGIDGIHLDLPEMLESLLKNKGIEL